A single genomic interval of Hirundo rustica isolate bHirRus1 unplaced genomic scaffold, bHirRus1.pri.v3 scaffold_191_arrow_ctg1, whole genome shotgun sequence harbors:
- the KIF1C gene encoding kinesin-like protein KIF1C has protein sequence MAGASVKVAVRVRPFSARESSRQAKCVIQMQGNTTCITNPKLPKDATKHFTFDYSYWSHTSEEDPNFASQRRVYQDIGEEMLAHAFEGYNVCILAYGQTGAGKSYTMMGRQEPGQRGIIPQLCEDLFARVAREGSPELSFSVEVSYLEIYCERVRDLLNPKSRGGLRVREHPLLGPYVQDLSRLAVASFADIADLMDSGNKARTVAATNMNETSSRSHAVFTIVFSQRRRDPLSDLTTEKVSRISLVDLAGSERADASGAKGIRLKEGANINKSLTTLGKVISALAEATSKKKKPDFIPYRDSVLTWLLKENLGGNSRTAMIAALSPADSNYEETLSTLRYADRTKQIRCHAVINEDPNARLIRELREEVTRLRELLSAQGLADTTLSAPSAATSPALNGGPGLEPPLGPTEAMERLQETEKIIAELNETWEEKLRRTEALRLEREALLAEMGVALREDGGTVGVFSPKKTPHLVNLNEDPLMSECLLYHIKDGVTRVGQVDVDIKLSGPFIREQHCLFRSRPDPSGEVVVTLEPCEGAETYVNGKQVTEPVVLKSGHRLILGKNHVFRFTHPEQARRERERGASPGPPLDWNLAQRELLEQQGIDMRLQRLQDLENQPQLEKEVSEQPQPPADPPCYEAGWRLISSLRQALPAPAVRSVLRRAGLPLPAPGKRREPLRVYQIPQRRRGSPTPSSPPPCPWVTMADLKAQAVRELSLEVALREPRPARSELEALSLARLRELCRRHGKREPTERDGWRAVARDVWDAVGGGEEDEGGGERVSEVEGLRLHLDRLAGILREVKRQNSAKDEQIRALRDRVGQMERVIPLPPDDGDEAEPPPQEPSQDPPQERPQPGTDGGSAPPSPPSAAAARLCRLMEQDPAFRRGRLRWLRQEQARLMGGGPHTPQPPRRPPRFHPAPQDSKLRFPFKSNPQHRLAWGAGGDSTQAENSPPPPPPPSGRPRRGSLDGGSPAPAVGTPPPRVRRQRSAPDLKARGPIP, from the exons ATGGCGGGCGCCTCGGTGAAGGTGGCGGTCAGAGTCCGGCCCTTCAGCGCGCGGGAGAGCAGCCGCCAGGCCAAGTGCGTTATCCAGATGCAAGGAAACACCACCT GTATCACCAACCCCAAGCTCCCCAAAGATGCCACCAAACACTTCACCTTCGACTACTCGTACTGGTCCCACACCTCG gaggaggacCCCAACTTCGCCTCGCAGCGCCGGGTGTACCAGGATATCGGGGAGGAGATGCTGGCACACGCCTTCGAGGGCTACAATGTCTGCATCCTGGCCTACGGCCAGACCGGCGCCGGCAAGTCCTACACCATGATGGGGCGGCAGGAGCCGGGGCAGCGCGGGATTATCCCGCAG CTCTGCGAGGATCTGTTCGCCCGCGTTGCTCGGGAGGGGTCACCTGAACTTTCTTTTTCCGTGGAG GTGAGCTACCTGGAGATCTACTGCGAGCGGGTGCGGGACCTGCTGAACCCCAAGAGCCGGGGGGGGCTGCGGGTGCGGGAGCACCCCCTGCTCGGACCCTACGTGCAGGACCTGTCGCGTCTCGCCGTCGCCTCCTTCGCCGACATCGCCGACCTCATGGACAGCGGCAACAAGGCCAG GACAGTGGCAGCCACGAACATGAACGAAACGAGCAGCCGCTCGCACGCCGTGTTCACCATCGTGTTCAGCCAGCGCCGCCGGGACCCGCTCAGCGACCTCACCACGGAGAAG GTGAGCCGCATCAGCCTGGTGGACTTGGCAGGCAGCGAACGCGCCGACGCCTCAGGGGCCAAGGGGATCCGCCTCAAG GAAGGCGCCAACATCAACAAGTCCCTGACCACTCTGGGCAAGGTCATCTCTGCCCTGGCCGAGGCG ACCAGCAAGAAGAAGAAGCCGGATTTCATCCCGTACCGGGACTCGGTGCTGACGTGGCTGCTGAAGGAGAACCTGG GTGGGAACTCGCGCACAGCCATGATCGCGGCGCTGAGCCCGGCCGACAGCAACTACGAGGAGACACTGAGCACCCTGCG CTACGCCGACCGCACGAAGCAGATCCGGTGCCACGCCGTGATCAACGAGGACCCGAACGCGCGGCTGATCCGGGAGCTGCGGGAGGAGGTGAcgcggctgcgggagctgctcagtgcccagg GTCTCGCTGACACCACCCTCTCTGCCCCCTCTGCTGCGACGTCCCCTGCCCTCAATGGGGGTCCGGGGCTGGAGCCACCCCTGGGCCCCACCGAGGCCATGGAGCGACTGCAG gagacGGAGAAGATCATCGCGGAGCTCAATGAGACCTGGGAGGAGAAGCTGCGACGGACGGAAGCCCTGAGGCTGGAGCG GGAAGCGCTGCTGGCCGAGATGGGGGTGGCTCTGCGGGAGGACGGCGGCACCGTCGGCGTCTTCTCCCCTAAAAAG ACCCCGCACTTGGTGAACCTCAACGAGGACCCCCTGATGTCCGAGTGCCTGCTGTACCACATCAAGGACGGCGTGACCAG GGTGGGCCAGGTGGACGTGGACATCAAGCTGTCAGGGCCGTTCATCCGGGAGCAGCACTGCCTCTTCCGCAGCCGCCCCGACCCCTCGGGGGAAG TTGTGGTGACCCTGGAGCCATGTGAGGGGGCTGAGACCTACGTCAACGGGAAGCAGGTGACGGAGCCGGTGGTGCTCAAGTCGG GCCACCGCCTAATTTTGGGGAAGAACCACGTGTTCCGCTTCACGCACCCGGAGCAAGCGCGGCGGGAGCGGGAACGGGGGGCGTCCCCTGGGCCCCCCCTGGACTGGAACCTGGCGCagcgggagctgctggagcagcagggcatCGACATGCGCCTCCAGAG GCTCCAGGACCTGGAgaaccagccccagctggagaaggaggtgTCAGAGCAGCCGCAG ccccccgccgACCCCCCGTGCTACGAGGCCGGCTGGCGCCTGATCTCGTCGCTGCGCCAGGCGCTGCCGGCGCCCGCCGTGCGCTCGGTGCtgcgccgggccgggctcccGCTGCCGGCGCCGGGCAagcgccgggagccgctgcGCGTCTACCAGATCCCGCAGCGCCGGCGGGGCTCCCCGACGCCGTCCTCGCCGCCGCCGTGCCCCTGGGTGACCATGGCCGACCTGAAGGCTCAGGCCGTGCGGGAGCTGAGCCTGGAGGTGGCCCTGCGGGAGCCGCGGCCGGCGCGCAGCGAGCTGGAGGCGCTGAGCCTGGCGCGGCTGCGGGAGCTGTGCCGGCGCCACGGAAAACGCGAGCCCACCGAGCGCGACGGCTGGCGAGCCGTGGCCAGGGACGTGTGGGACGCCGTGGGCGGCGGCGAGGAGGACGAGGGCGGCGGCGAGCGGGTGAGCGAGGTGGAGGGTCTGCGGCTGCACCTGGACAGGCTGGCGGGGATCCTGCGGGAGGTGAAGCGGCAGAACAGCGCCAAGGACGAGCAGATCCGGGCCCTGCGCGACCGCGTGGGGCAGATGGAGCGCGTCATCCCGCTGCCGCCG GACGATGGTGACGAGGCCGAGCCGCCCCCCCAAGAACCTTCCCAGGACCCTCCCCAGGAGCGGCCCCAGCCCGGCACGGACGGAGGGTCTGCGCCCCCTTCACCCccctcggcggcggcggcgcggctgTGCCGGCTGATGGAGCAGGACCCGGCCTTCCGGCGGGGGCGGCTGCGCTGGCTGCGCCAGGAGCAGGCCCGGCTGATGGGGGGCGGCCCGCACACCCCGCagccgccccgccggcccccgcgCTTCCACCCGGCCCCCCAGGACTCCAAGCTGCGTTTCCCCTTCAAGAGCAACCCCCAGCACCGCCTGGCTTGGGGGGCCGGCGGGGATTCCACCCAAGCCGAAAACAgcccccccccgccgccccctccctcGGGGCGTCCCCGCCGGGGGTCCCTGGACGGGGGGTCCCCGGCCCCCGCCGTGGGCACGCCGCCACCCCGTGTCCGCCGCCAGCGCTCGGCTCCCGACCTGAAGGCGCGGGGCCCCATCCCGTAG